In a genomic window of Rhinolophus ferrumequinum isolate MPI-CBG mRhiFer1 chromosome 2, mRhiFer1_v1.p, whole genome shotgun sequence:
- the SAMSN1 gene encoding SAM domain-containing protein SAMSN-1, which translates to MLKRKPSNVSEKEKHQKPKRSSSLGNFDRFRNNSTSKSDNPTEVYQGEPINESREENKTSNHGGSLGKKMRAISWTMKKKVGKKYIKALSEENNDEDGEDSLPCRNSDPMVGAHTEMPLKASDSMDSLYSAQSSSSGITSCSDGTSNRDSFRLEDEGAYSGLFCGRARVHTDFTPSPYDTDSLKIKKGDIIDIICKTPMGMWTGMLNNKVGNFKFIYVDVISEEEAAPKKIKAHRRSGLEKAKTLQEFLERISLQEYTSTLLLNGYETVDDLKDIKESHLIELNIKKPEDRMRLLSAAENLLDEETIQEQENETEPPSLSPDISSNKSQLDDCPRDSGCYISSGNSDNGKEDLEPENLPDMVQKITITETSD; encoded by the exons CGCAGCAGCAGCCTTGGCAATTTTGATCGTTTTCGGAATAATTCCACCTCAAAATCAGATAATCCAACTGAG GTATATCAGGGGGAACCCATaaatgaaagcagagaagaaaataaaacttcaaatcaTGGAGGAAGTTTAGGTAAAAAAATGAGAGCTATTTCCTggacaatgaagaaaaaagtggGTAAAAAGTACATCAAAGCCCTTTCTGAAGAAAAC AATGACGAAGATGGAGAGGATTCCCTCCCATGTCGGAACAGTGACCCCATGGTTGGGGCCCACACAGAGATGCCCCTCAAAGCCAGTGACTCCATGGATAGTCTCTACAGTGCGCAGAGCTCATCAA GTGGAATAACAAGCTGTTCAGATGGCACAAGTAACCGGGACAGCTTCCGACTGGAAGATGAGGGTGCCTACTCAGGACTGTTCTGCGGCCGGGCCCGAGTGCACACCGATTTCACGCCCAGCCCCTATGACACTGACTCCCTCAAAATCAAG AAAGGAGATATCATAGACATTATCTGCAAAACACCAATGGGGATGTGGACTGGAATGTTGAACAATAAGGTGGGaaacttcaaatttatttatgtGGATGTCATCTCTGAAGAAGAAGCGGCCCCCAAGAAAATAAAGGCACACCGAAGGAGTGGACTAGAAAAAGCCAAGACTCTGCAAGAGTTCTTAGAGAGGATTAGCCTTCAG GAATACACATCAACACTTTTGCTCAACGGTTACGAGACTGTAGATGATTTAAAGGATATAAAAGAGAGTCATCTCAttgaattaaacattaaaaagccAGAAGACAGGATGAGGTTACTATCAGCTGCTGAAAATCTCCTTGATGAAGAAA CTATCCAAGAGCAAGAAAACGAAACTGAGCCTCCATCCTTAAGCCCAGACATCTCCTCAAATAAGTCACAGCTAGATGACTGCCCGAGGGACTCTGGTTGTTACATCTCATCAGGAAATTCCGATAACGGCAAAGAAGACCTGGAGCCTGAAAATCTTCCTGACATGGTACAGAAGATTACTATCACAGAAACAAGTGACTGA